Sequence from the Streptomyces sp. R33 genome:
CCGCAAGAAAGCTCTGATCGCCGCGAGCACCGCCTCACTCGCCGGCGGTCTGCTGTTCGGTTTCAATGCCCTCGCCCAGGCCGATGCGGTCAGCGGCACGGTCATCGGCGGGCAGAGCAATTACAGGACCATCAACCACCGGGCCAAGCCGTCCCTCTCGGCCCAGGTGAACGGCTCCTCAAAGGTAGGCGACAGGATCCAGATGTCCTGCCGGACCACCGGCGACACCGTGGAGAACAACCCGCGGTGGATCTTCACCGGCTCGTACTACATCGCCGACACCTTCATCAAAGAGAACACCACCCCCCTGCCGGTCTGCGGTTCGAGCCCGAACCCGAAACCCACCCCCACCCCTGCCCCGACGACCGCGAAGACGCTCAAGATCGACATGCAGAAGCAGGTCAGGACCCAGTGGTGCTGGGACGCCTCCGGCGTGACCATCGCCAAACACTGGGGCTTCTCCGTCAGCCAGGAGCAGTTCTGCCAACTCGCCGCCCAGGGCTCCTGGGTGAACTGCAACAACCAGCCCGCGACGCTGGAAGACATGGCCAACGGCCTGGCCAGGCTGGGGCTGAGCAACAGCGGCCGCAGCCTGTATCGCAACGCCTCGTTCAGCGAGTCGGCCGCCGAGATAGCCGCAGGCCGGCCGTTCGCCGTCCGGATCGGCTGGCGCACCGGCGGTGGTCACATGAACGTCATCTACGGCTACGACAGCGCCACCAACATGGTCGCGGTCGGGGACCCGTGGCAGACCA
This genomic interval carries:
- a CDS encoding papain-like cysteine protease family protein, whose amino-acid sequence is MMHKRRASRRKKALIAASTASLAGGLLFGFNALAQADAVSGTVIGGQSNYRTINHRAKPSLSAQVNGSSKVGDRIQMSCRTTGDTVENNPRWIFTGSYYIADTFIKENTTPLPVCGSSPNPKPTPTPAPTTAKTLKIDMQKQVRTQWCWDASGVTIAKHWGFSVSQEQFCQLAAQGSWVNCNNQPATLEDMANGLARLGLSNSGRSLYRNASFSESAAEIAAGRPFAVRIGWRTGGGHMNVIYGYDSATNMVAVGDPWQTTQTYTWWNHATYVNNNSFQWTHSRIGIQG